One Gammaproteobacteria bacterium DNA window includes the following coding sequences:
- a CDS encoding recombination regulator RecX has translation MKAASVRKSWKRPENGVADPQSLERTAVGLLARREHSRAELRQKLTTRGHSAEAVDTLLDRLAAQRLQSDERYVEAYVRVRSGRGYGPQRIRAELRERGIEDELIEAALAAQPAAGTPRIDDVWRRKYTGHLPVDYRERARQMRFLQQRGFSLADIHALFGRLGAGEE, from the coding sequence ATGAAGGCAGCGAGCGTGAGGAAGAGCTGGAAGAGGCCTGAGAACGGCGTTGCCGATCCGCAATCCCTGGAACGGACGGCGGTCGGCCTGCTGGCGCGGCGCGAACATAGCCGCGCCGAACTCCGGCAGAAGCTCACGACCCGCGGTCATTCGGCCGAGGCGGTGGATACGCTGCTCGACCGGCTCGCCGCCCAGCGGCTGCAGTCGGATGAACGCTATGTCGAGGCCTACGTGCGCGTGCGCAGCGGGCGCGGCTACGGCCCGCAGCGCATCCGCGCGGAACTGCGTGAACGCGGCATCGAGGACGAACTGATCGAAGCGGCCCTCGCGGCGCAGCCCGCCGCGGGCACGCCCCGGATCGACGACGTCTGGCGCAGGAAGTACACCGGGCATCTGCCGGTGGACTACCGCGAGCGCGCCCGCCAGATGCGCTTCCTCCAGCAGCGTGGCTTTTCCCTGGCAGACATCCACGCCCTGTTCGGGCGCCTGGGCGCGGGGGAGGAGTGA
- the thpR gene encoding RNA 2',3'-cyclic phosphodiesterase has protein sequence MPPAEVAAPQRLFFALWPDGAVRAALAGVLEDEPPRTGRCVPAGNLHLTLAFVGTVTAEQRACMEIAAAAVEAAPFTLTLDRLGYWPRPRVVWAGTGVTPAALRALVARLTTGLSGCGYAPEQRPYQAHVTLVRKASAGPQRREIPPIVWTAADFCLVESVAGDGGSVYRVLARWPLRAPAPGGCTASSSTV, from the coding sequence ATGCCGCCGGCTGAGGTCGCCGCGCCGCAGCGCCTGTTCTTCGCCCTGTGGCCGGACGGGGCGGTGCGCGCGGCCCTGGCGGGAGTGCTGGAGGACGAGCCGCCCCGCACCGGCCGGTGCGTGCCGGCCGGCAACCTGCACTTGACGCTGGCCTTCGTCGGCACGGTCACGGCGGAGCAGCGTGCCTGTATGGAGATTGCCGCGGCCGCGGTCGAGGCCGCGCCGTTCACCCTGACCCTGGACCGGCTCGGCTACTGGCCGCGGCCGCGCGTCGTCTGGGCGGGCACCGGTGTCACGCCAGCGGCGCTGCGCGCTCTGGTCGCGCGCCTCACCACCGGGCTGAGCGGCTGCGGCTATGCGCCCGAGCAACGCCCCTATCAGGCCCATGTCACGCTGGTGCGGAAGGCCTCTGCCGGCCCTCAACGCCGCGAGATCCCGCCCATCGTCTGGACGGCCGCGGACTTCTGCCTGGTGGAATCGGTTGCCGGGGACGGGGGCAGCGTCTACCGCGTGCTCGCCCGCTGGCCGCTCCGGGCCCCGGCGCCGGGGGGTTGCACCGCCTCATCGAGTACTGTATAA
- a CDS encoding TolC family protein gives MPGNAAWLFCFQDFSARVASLTPRQERVMFNVFYLRRRKNGRAVALWFLLSCTAPMSALGQPQGLWTLEDSIRRVVEIAPETRGAQAAVSARQGALQQAGVWPNPQIELRADDKIGKDAGTGGTDFTQFAISQPLPLSGRLGYQQAVAGSALDAARAERRNQRVRLETQVAQRYHSLQLAAERLRLAEQRLQLADDLQNIGRRRAQAGELSDLERLRLDLIREAAQQGLDKAEGAYNEALSRFRAYLGLSVESMPQLTSLQPFGPMPVLDQLQAGLADHPAMLAARHRVEAAQSDVNLARAERLPDPSLRLFRERDFLNGRRQDVTGIGIGLTVPLWDRNSGRIGEARAQVIEIQSERQALERDLNSRLQQSYVRLKYLLLQGEHYRTRVFQPAQRVFDLTRKAYASGEVEILSLIDANNTYFDAHERYLELLQEAWLEAADLRLAAGRVVVSTEQDTQDE, from the coding sequence GTGCCGGGCAATGCCGCATGGCTTTTTTGTTTCCAAGACTTTTCTGCGCGTGTCGCGTCACTGACACCGCGCCAGGAGCGGGTAATGTTCAATGTATTCTACTTAAGACGCCGAAAAAACGGGCGAGCAGTGGCGCTGTGGTTCCTGCTGTCTTGTACTGCGCCGATGTCGGCCCTGGGTCAACCGCAGGGCCTGTGGACGCTGGAAGACAGTATCCGGCGTGTTGTCGAGATTGCGCCGGAAACACGCGGCGCACAGGCGGCGGTCAGCGCCCGGCAAGGTGCCCTGCAACAAGCAGGCGTGTGGCCGAACCCGCAGATCGAGCTGCGTGCCGACGACAAGATCGGTAAAGATGCGGGCACGGGAGGCACTGATTTTACCCAGTTTGCGATCAGCCAACCGCTACCGCTGAGCGGCCGTCTCGGATACCAGCAAGCCGTCGCCGGCTCGGCGCTGGATGCTGCCCGTGCCGAACGCCGCAATCAACGGGTACGCCTGGAAACACAGGTGGCGCAGCGTTATCACAGCTTGCAGCTGGCGGCGGAGCGCTTGCGCCTGGCGGAGCAACGCCTGCAACTCGCAGATGACCTGCAGAACATCGGGCGCCGCCGCGCACAGGCCGGGGAGCTCTCCGACCTTGAACGGCTGCGCCTGGATCTGATCCGGGAGGCCGCGCAACAAGGATTGGACAAGGCGGAAGGCGCCTACAACGAAGCACTGAGCCGGTTCCGTGCCTACCTGGGGCTATCCGTCGAGTCGATGCCGCAATTGACGTCCCTTCAACCGTTCGGCCCCATGCCCGTGCTGGATCAGTTACAGGCCGGTCTGGCAGATCATCCGGCGATGCTGGCCGCGAGACACCGGGTTGAGGCCGCCCAATCGGATGTAAATCTGGCACGTGCCGAGCGCCTGCCCGATCCCAGCCTACGCCTGTTTCGTGAAAGAGACTTCCTCAACGGACGTCGCCAGGACGTCACCGGCATCGGTATCGGTCTCACCGTGCCGTTGTGGGATCGCAACAGCGGACGCATCGGCGAAGCCCGGGCACAAGTGATCGAGATCCAGTCGGAACGGCAGGCACTGGAACGGGACTTGAACAGTCGTTTGCAGCAGAGCTATGTGCGCCTGAAGTATCTGCTTCTGCAGGGCGAGCACTACCGCACGCGGGTGTTTCAGCCCGCGCAACGCGTATTCGATCTGACGCGCAAGGCGTATGCCAGCGGCGAGGTGGAGATACTCTCGTTGATCGATGCCAACAATACTTATTTCGATGCACATGAACGCTATCTGGAACTGCTGCAAGAGGCATGGCTGGAGGCCGCGGATCTGCGCCTGGCCGCCGGACGCGTCGTTGTCTCCACTGAACAGGATACCCAAGATGAATAA
- the pncC gene encoding nicotinamide-nucleotide amidase: MHRQGYSDDDLTRLARLLGERLRASGQRVATAESCTGGWVAKVLTDIAGSSQWFERGFVTYTNASKQDLLGVDAEVLTGHGAVSAATVEAMASGALVRSRAQFSCAISGIAGPGGGTPDKPVGLVWFAWARGSGSAAVRSECRQFTGDREAVRRQAVAHALQGLIDAAG, from the coding sequence ATGCATCGGCAGGGCTACAGTGATGACGACCTGACGAGACTCGCCCGGCTGCTGGGTGAACGCCTGCGCGCGTCCGGGCAGAGGGTCGCGACCGCGGAGTCCTGTACCGGTGGCTGGGTGGCCAAGGTGCTGACCGACATCGCGGGCAGCTCGCAGTGGTTCGAGCGCGGCTTCGTCACCTATACCAATGCCTCCAAGCAGGACCTGCTCGGCGTGGACGCCGAGGTGCTGACCGGGCACGGCGCAGTCAGCGCGGCGACGGTCGAGGCCATGGCGAGCGGTGCGCTGGTACGCAGCCGGGCACAGTTCAGCTGTGCCATCAGCGGCATCGCCGGCCCCGGCGGCGGTACCCCCGATAAGCCGGTCGGGCTGGTTTGGTTCGCCTGGGCCCGCGGCAGTGGATCGGCGGCGGTACGCTCGGAGTGTCGTCAGTTCACCGGTGACCGCGAGGCGGTACGCCGGCAGGCCGTCGCGCACGCCCTGCAGGGCTTGATCGATGCCGCCGGCTGA
- a CDS encoding DUF3240 family protein, translated as MKLLTLIVHANTQQELADQLRNLRQVSGFTFCHVEGHGAQVESDPFLSARDKVVGYTPRVRVDILLDDADVGVVLEALRLAENNVTGHGVYWVTPVEEEGRL; from the coding sequence ATGAAGCTTCTGACGCTCATCGTTCACGCCAATACCCAGCAGGAACTGGCCGACCAGCTACGGAATCTGAGACAGGTATCGGGCTTTACCTTTTGCCATGTGGAAGGGCATGGTGCGCAGGTGGAAAGCGATCCGTTTCTGTCCGCGCGGGACAAAGTGGTCGGCTACACGCCGCGAGTGCGGGTGGATATCCTGCTTGATGACGCGGATGTGGGTGTCGTACTGGAGGCGCTTCGTCTGGCGGAAAACAACGTGACGGGTCATGGTGTCTACTGGGTGACGCCAGTGGAAGAAGAAGGGCGCCTGTGA
- a CDS encoding CusA/CzcA family heavy metal efflux RND transporter, whose product MIAALIRFSLVQRLMILLLAVALTAAGIWAFRTLPIDAFPDIASPQVQVIVKAPGLSPTEVESRITFPIEAEMQGLPRQTVLRSTTKYALSSIIIDFEDGTDIYWARQQVAERLNQVWGELPAGVEGGLGPITTPLGEGYMYRIEGKGYDNRELRRIQDWVIRPRLRTVEGVADVNSLGGEVKVFEVVADPEALLAHGLSINDLETALENNNRNAGGDRINRNDEVLLVRTVGQLQNQEDIRSITVATRNGIPLHIGDMAKVRINSLTRYGAVTADGEGEVVTGLALLRKGANSRTTVDGVKRELEALKTALPEGVRIVPFYDRTELVTQAVWTVEKALGEAVVLVLLVLIVMLGNLRAALTVALILPLSVLFTFVMMRLFGVSANLMSLGGLAIAIGILVDAAVVVVENIHTQLSHAPRGVDRLHLVYRAALEVATPVISAVLIIIVVFLPLFSLSGLEGKMFTPLAVTIAFALIGSLLLSLTVIPVFASLLMRGGAEEDSRVLKVLKHGYVPVMRWALHNRKTAVSGALALLLGTALLFPLIGKEFMPVMDEGTTVVIIEKLPSISLERSLALDEPYQKAMMELPEVIGVVSRTGADELRMDPMGLYQTDNFLITKPRDQWTVGLDEFQEHLRQKLDGFVGIDYAFTQPIDMRVSEMLTGVRAAMAIKLYGDDLQVLEEKSRQIETLVNNVPGAVDVFRAPLSGQTYLQVEIDPQAIARFGINVEDINRLVEIAVGGRVVTEVIQGNYRVGVLLRYPENARTSPADLGALKVETPTGEKILLSSLARLREVDGPVAITRESAKRQVVVQANVEGRDVVGFVDDVRAALERELQLPPGYYVTYGGQFENQQRAGARLALVVPVAVALIFVMLFTTFRSLRQAGLIILNIPFAMIGGVISLYLSGLYLSVPASVGFITLFGVAVLNGVVMVTYFNQLREAGRTLLQAVQEGAERRLRPVLMTALIASLGLVPLLAATGPGSELQRPLAVVVIGGLFTSTLLTLVLLPTLYAWMEGRAERRLAQPAMETQV is encoded by the coding sequence ATGATTGCCGCGCTGATTCGATTCTCCCTGGTCCAGCGGCTGATGATCCTGCTGCTGGCCGTTGCACTGACCGCCGCTGGGATATGGGCGTTCCGCACCCTGCCCATCGATGCCTTCCCCGATATTGCCTCGCCCCAGGTGCAGGTGATCGTCAAGGCGCCGGGCCTCTCGCCCACCGAGGTGGAAAGCCGTATCACTTTTCCCATCGAAGCGGAGATGCAGGGCCTGCCACGCCAGACCGTGTTGCGCTCCACCACCAAGTATGCCCTGAGTTCCATCATCATCGACTTCGAAGATGGCACCGACATCTACTGGGCGCGCCAGCAGGTGGCCGAACGCCTCAACCAGGTCTGGGGTGAGCTGCCCGCCGGTGTGGAGGGCGGGCTGGGCCCCATCACCACGCCGCTGGGCGAAGGGTATATGTACCGGATCGAGGGTAAAGGCTACGACAACCGGGAGCTGCGCCGTATCCAGGACTGGGTCATCCGCCCGCGCCTGCGCACGGTAGAGGGGGTGGCGGATGTCAATTCACTGGGTGGCGAGGTCAAGGTGTTCGAAGTCGTGGCCGATCCCGAGGCGTTGTTGGCCCACGGCCTGTCGATCAATGATCTGGAAACCGCACTGGAGAACAACAACCGCAACGCCGGCGGGGATCGTATCAACCGTAACGACGAAGTGCTGCTGGTGCGCACCGTGGGACAACTTCAGAATCAGGAGGACATTCGGAGTATCACGGTCGCCACGCGTAATGGGATTCCGCTGCACATCGGTGACATGGCCAAGGTCCGCATCAACTCCCTGACCCGCTACGGCGCAGTCACCGCCGATGGCGAAGGCGAGGTGGTGACCGGCCTGGCGCTGCTGCGCAAGGGTGCCAACAGCCGCACCACCGTCGATGGTGTGAAACGTGAACTGGAGGCACTGAAGACGGCGTTGCCCGAAGGTGTTCGCATTGTGCCTTTCTATGACCGCACCGAGCTGGTGACCCAGGCCGTATGGACCGTGGAAAAAGCGCTGGGCGAAGCCGTGGTTCTGGTGTTGCTGGTGTTGATCGTCATGCTCGGCAACCTGCGCGCCGCTTTGACCGTCGCGCTGATCCTGCCGCTGTCGGTGCTGTTCACCTTCGTTATGATGCGCCTGTTCGGCGTCAGCGCCAATCTCATGTCGCTCGGCGGGCTGGCGATCGCCATCGGCATCCTGGTGGATGCCGCGGTGGTGGTGGTCGAGAACATCCATACGCAACTCAGCCATGCGCCCAGGGGGGTCGATCGTCTGCACCTGGTCTACCGCGCGGCGCTGGAGGTGGCGACACCGGTGATCTCCGCCGTGCTGATCATTATCGTGGTGTTTCTGCCCCTGTTCAGCCTGTCCGGGCTGGAGGGCAAGATGTTCACGCCGCTGGCGGTGACCATTGCCTTCGCGCTCATCGGCTCGTTGCTCCTGTCGCTGACGGTCATTCCGGTGTTCGCCAGCCTGTTGATGCGGGGCGGCGCCGAGGAAGATAGTCGGGTGTTGAAGGTGTTGAAGCACGGCTATGTGCCGGTCATGCGCTGGGCGCTGCATAACCGCAAGACGGCCGTGAGCGGGGCCTTGGCACTGCTCTTGGGCACCGCGCTGCTGTTTCCTCTGATTGGCAAGGAGTTCATGCCGGTCATGGACGAAGGCACCACCGTGGTCATCATCGAAAAGCTGCCCAGTATTTCACTGGAGCGCTCGCTGGCGCTCGATGAGCCCTATCAGAAGGCCATGATGGAACTGCCCGAGGTCATCGGCGTGGTGTCGCGCACCGGTGCCGACGAACTGCGCATGGATCCCATGGGCCTGTACCAGACCGACAACTTCCTCATTACCAAACCGCGCGACCAGTGGACGGTGGGCCTGGATGAATTCCAGGAACATCTGCGCCAGAAGCTCGATGGTTTCGTGGGCATCGACTACGCCTTCACCCAGCCCATCGACATGCGGGTCTCGGAGATGCTGACCGGCGTGCGTGCCGCGATGGCCATCAAGTTGTATGGCGACGATCTTCAGGTGCTGGAGGAAAAGTCCAGGCAGATCGAAACGCTGGTCAACAACGTTCCCGGTGCCGTCGATGTGTTTCGCGCCCCACTGTCCGGTCAGACCTATCTGCAGGTCGAGATCGATCCCCAGGCCATCGCTCGCTTCGGGATCAATGTCGAGGACATCAATCGGCTGGTAGAGATTGCGGTCGGTGGTCGTGTGGTCACCGAGGTGATCCAGGGCAACTACCGGGTAGGTGTGCTGTTGCGCTATCCGGAAAACGCGCGTACGTCCCCGGCAGATCTCGGTGCGCTAAAGGTGGAAACACCGACGGGCGAAAAGATCCTCTTGAGCAGCCTGGCCAGGCTGCGTGAAGTGGATGGGCCGGTGGCGATCACCCGCGAATCGGCCAAGCGCCAGGTGGTGGTGCAGGCCAACGTCGAAGGCCGCGATGTGGTGGGGTTCGTCGACGACGTACGCGCCGCATTGGAACGCGAGCTGCAACTGCCACCGGGTTATTACGTCACCTATGGTGGCCAGTTCGAGAACCAGCAGCGCGCCGGCGCCCGCCTGGCGCTGGTGGTGCCGGTCGCCGTCGCTCTGATCTTCGTCATGCTGTTTACTACCTTTCGTTCCCTGCGTCAGGCGGGCCTGATCATACTCAACATCCCCTTCGCCATGATCGGCGGCGTGATCAGCCTGTACCTGTCCGGTCTGTATCTGTCGGTACCGGCATCCGTGGGCTTCATCACCCTGTTTGGTGTGGCGGTGCTCAACGGTGTGGTGATGGTGACCTACTTCAACCAACTGCGTGAAGCCGGTCGAACGCTGCTCCAGGCGGTGCAGGAAGGTGCCGAACGCAGGTTGCGCCCGGTGCTCATGACCGCGTTGATCGCTAGTTTGGGTCTGGTACCGCTGTTGGCGGCGACCGGCCCGGGCTCCGAACTGCAGCGGCCATTGGCGGTGGTGGTGATCGGCGGACTGTTTACGTCGACCCTGCTCACCCTGGTGTTGCTACCCACCCTGTATGCCTGGATGGAAGGCCGGGCTGAACGACGCCTGGCGCAACCTGCAATGGAGACACAAGTATGA
- the recA gene encoding recombinase RecA, giving the protein MDDNKRKALGAALSQIEKQFGKGAVMRMGDVGSVRDIDVISTGSLSLDLALGIGGLPRGRVIEIYGPESSGKTTLTLQVIAEAQKKGGTAAFVDAEHALDPGYAAKLGVNVDDLLVSQPDTGEQALEITDMLVRSGAVDVVVVDSVAALTPKAEIEGEMGDSHMGLHARLMSQALRKLTANIKRSNTMVIFINQIRMKIGVMFGNPETTTGGNALKFYASVRMDIRRTGAIKKGDEVIGNETRVKVVKNKVAPPFKQAEFEILYGEGISRAGEIIDLGVKAGIVDKAGAWYSYNSDRIGQGKDNARQFLKDNPTIMQEIEGRIRAELMMQPVVADEGSEREEELEEA; this is encoded by the coding sequence ATGGACGACAACAAACGCAAGGCCTTGGGTGCGGCGCTCAGCCAGATCGAAAAACAATTCGGCAAGGGTGCCGTGATGCGCATGGGCGATGTCGGCTCGGTGCGCGACATCGATGTGATCTCCACTGGCTCGCTGAGCCTGGATCTGGCACTCGGTATCGGCGGGTTGCCGCGCGGCCGCGTCATCGAGATCTACGGACCGGAATCCTCCGGCAAGACCACACTCACGCTGCAGGTCATCGCCGAGGCGCAGAAGAAGGGCGGCACCGCCGCCTTCGTCGACGCCGAACACGCGCTCGACCCGGGCTATGCGGCCAAGCTCGGGGTCAATGTCGACGACCTGCTGGTCTCGCAGCCCGACACCGGCGAGCAGGCCCTGGAGATCACGGACATGCTGGTGCGCTCCGGTGCCGTCGACGTGGTGGTGGTCGACTCGGTGGCCGCGCTCACCCCGAAGGCGGAGATCGAGGGCGAGATGGGCGACTCGCACATGGGCCTGCACGCGCGCCTGATGTCCCAGGCGCTGCGCAAGCTCACCGCCAACATCAAACGCTCCAACACCATGGTCATCTTCATCAACCAGATCCGTATGAAGATCGGCGTCATGTTCGGCAACCCCGAGACCACCACCGGCGGTAACGCACTCAAGTTCTACGCCTCGGTGCGCATGGATATCCGCCGTACCGGCGCCATCAAGAAGGGCGACGAGGTCATCGGCAACGAGACCCGCGTGAAGGTCGTCAAGAACAAGGTTGCGCCGCCATTCAAGCAGGCCGAGTTCGAGATTCTCTACGGCGAAGGCATCTCCCGCGCCGGCGAGATCATCGACCTGGGCGTGAAGGCCGGCATCGTCGACAAGGCCGGTGCCTGGTACAGCTACAACAGTGATCGCATCGGTCAGGGTAAGGACAATGCACGTCAGTTCCTGAAGGACAATCCGACCATCATGCAGGAGATCGAGGGCCGTATCCGTGCCGAACTGATGATGCAGCCGGTGGTCGCGGATGAAGGCAGCGAGCGTGAGGAAGAGCTGGAAGAGGCCTGA
- a CDS encoding efflux RND transporter periplasmic adaptor subunit has protein sequence MNKPLVTLFLLLIPALAPAAELELTQEQLANAQLTTTTVTARELKPRLNLTATLTADRRKSHRVTPVVDGMVTELLAVDNEAVQKGQVLARLRSNSLGQAQAGYLEALARFELARAERTRIEGLWKDGIVAESRWLTVDSEFKSARATLDARRRLLSLAGLSDDQIQALAQKPDRLAVFELTSPIDGMVTGVEIESGQLVSAGQVAFHVDDLSSLWAEVRIPVASLPQIKLGAEVLIQVEASPGREYRGRLQSLGGEVERQSQTLGGRIVVDNPDGVLRPGMYAAVTLTGIAYRGLMVPASAAFRVGEQAYLFEVMGPRRFKPVPIEIGTEAGDWIAVRGGIAADTEIVSGGVAELKSHWQYQGGE, from the coding sequence ATGAATAAGCCATTAGTAACGCTGTTTTTGCTGCTGATCCCGGCGCTGGCGCCGGCCGCTGAACTTGAACTGACCCAGGAGCAGCTGGCCAATGCACAGCTCACCACCACCACCGTGACTGCCCGCGAGCTGAAGCCGCGCTTGAATCTGACCGCCACCCTCACGGCCGACCGGCGCAAGAGCCATCGTGTCACACCTGTGGTGGACGGCATGGTGACCGAACTGCTGGCAGTGGACAACGAAGCGGTGCAAAAGGGACAGGTGCTGGCCCGGTTGCGTAGCAATAGCCTGGGCCAGGCGCAGGCGGGTTACCTGGAGGCGTTGGCCCGCTTCGAGCTGGCGCGCGCCGAGCGCACCCGCATCGAAGGCTTGTGGAAGGACGGCATCGTAGCGGAAAGCCGCTGGCTCACGGTGGACAGTGAATTCAAGAGCGCCCGCGCCACCCTGGATGCCCGGCGCCGCCTGTTGTCGCTGGCCGGATTGTCGGACGACCAGATACAGGCGCTGGCGCAAAAACCGGACCGCCTGGCGGTGTTCGAGCTGACCAGTCCGATCGATGGCATGGTCACCGGCGTCGAGATCGAATCGGGGCAACTGGTCAGTGCCGGGCAGGTCGCCTTTCATGTGGACGACCTTTCCAGCCTGTGGGCCGAGGTGCGAATCCCGGTGGCCAGCCTGCCCCAGATCAAGCTGGGAGCGGAAGTCCTGATCCAGGTCGAGGCCAGCCCCGGACGTGAATACCGCGGGCGGCTGCAGTCCTTGGGGGGTGAAGTGGAGCGTCAAAGCCAGACCCTGGGCGGTCGGATCGTGGTCGACAACCCGGACGGCGTCTTGCGGCCGGGCATGTACGCCGCCGTGACGCTGACCGGGATCGCCTATCGGGGCTTGATGGTACCCGCCAGCGCGGCGTTCCGGGTCGGCGAGCAGGCCTACCTGTTCGAGGTGATGGGTCCCCGGCGTTTCAAGCCGGTTCCGATCGAAATCGGCACGGAGGCGGGCGACTGGATTGCGGTGCGCGGTGGTATCGCGGCCGACACCGAGATCGTCAGCGGCGGCGTGGCCGAGCTGAAATCGCACTGGCAGTACCAGGGAGGCGAGTAA
- a CDS encoding DMT family transporter produces the protein MNRGIVAALFSAVLFGISTPLAKVLLAEVSPLALAGLLYFGSGVGLLGWRWLRQRTRADVEYREAPLARTDWGWMAGAILAGGVIAPVLLMLGLERTTGSAASLLLNFEGVFTALLAWFVFHENVDRRIATGFSLIVAAGVLLSWEGASLGGLPLGALAVMAACLGWAVDNNLTQRVSGSDPLQVAGIKGLVAGCINLGLAATTGWEPAPPPVLLAALGVGFLGYGVSLSLFVWALRNLGTARTGAYFSVAPFFGAATALVILSERPGSMFWVAASLMAIGVWLHITERHDHLHRHERLVHSHAHRHDEHHQHEHDEAYDGTEPHTHPHEHTPLVHSHPHYPDLHHRHRH, from the coding sequence ATGAATAGGGGTATCGTAGCGGCTTTGTTTTCCGCAGTGCTCTTTGGGATCAGTACACCCCTCGCCAAGGTTCTGCTCGCCGAGGTATCACCGCTGGCACTGGCGGGGCTGCTGTATTTCGGGTCGGGTGTCGGCTTGCTGGGCTGGCGGTGGCTGCGGCAACGAACCCGTGCCGACGTCGAATACAGGGAGGCTCCCCTGGCACGCACCGACTGGGGCTGGATGGCCGGGGCGATTCTCGCGGGCGGTGTCATTGCACCCGTTTTGTTGATGCTCGGACTTGAGCGGACCACGGGGTCTGCCGCCTCGCTCCTGCTCAATTTCGAGGGGGTGTTCACCGCGCTGCTCGCATGGTTCGTGTTCCATGAGAATGTGGACCGGCGTATCGCTACCGGTTTTTCTCTGATCGTAGCGGCTGGAGTCCTGCTGTCCTGGGAAGGCGCATCCCTAGGTGGTTTACCTCTTGGTGCCTTGGCCGTGATGGCGGCCTGTCTGGGCTGGGCCGTGGACAACAATCTTACGCAGCGCGTCTCAGGCAGTGACCCACTCCAGGTTGCCGGCATCAAGGGACTGGTGGCGGGTTGCATCAACCTCGGGCTGGCTGCGACCACGGGCTGGGAACCCGCCCCACCGCCGGTATTGCTCGCAGCGCTCGGCGTCGGCTTCCTGGGGTATGGAGTGAGTCTGAGCCTGTTCGTCTGGGCGCTGCGCAACCTAGGGACAGCGCGGACCGGGGCTTATTTCTCGGTCGCCCCCTTCTTTGGCGCGGCCACGGCACTGGTCATCCTATCTGAGCGTCCCGGCAGCATGTTCTGGGTGGCGGCGTCGTTGATGGCGATTGGGGTATGGTTGCATATCACAGAGCGCCATGATCATCTTCACCGCCACGAACGGCTGGTCCACAGCCATGCCCATCGCCACGATGAACATCATCAACATGAGCACGACGAAGCCTACGACGGTACCGAGCCACACACCCATCCTCATGAGCATACGCCGCTGGTGCATTCCCACCCACATTATCCGGACCTTCATCACCGACATCGGCACTGA
- a CDS encoding YnfA family protein, which produces MELFKIFGLFAITAIAEIVGCYLPYLWLRQGYNAWILLPAAFSLALFAWLLTLHPQAAGRVYAAYGGVYVSIALLWLWVVDSVPPTVTDVVGVAVCLLGMAIIMFGPRYT; this is translated from the coding sequence TTGGAATTGTTCAAAATATTTGGGTTATTTGCAATTACCGCGATTGCTGAGATAGTCGGTTGCTATTTGCCGTATCTTTGGCTACGGCAGGGGTACAATGCCTGGATACTGCTACCGGCCGCATTTAGCCTGGCGTTGTTTGCATGGCTATTAACGCTCCATCCACAAGCAGCCGGCCGCGTGTATGCCGCTTACGGTGGAGTCTATGTCAGTATTGCGTTGCTCTGGCTCTGGGTTGTCGATTCCGTGCCTCCTACAGTCACCGATGTAGTAGGTGTCGCAGTCTGCCTGTTGGGGATGGCAATCATCATGTTCGGACCGAGGTATACCTGA